In Halococcus salifodinae DSM 8989, one DNA window encodes the following:
- a CDS encoding ATP-binding protein, which yields MVDYAGGKNSSPVGRAGSGSRRTDRGLSFGEIVGQDGFKQALLAVAANDALDGLLVRGEKGTAKSTAVRALADLLPTQTTIADCPYGCPPDDRVAQCGDCRAREDPPTAERPVPLVTLPLGATRERVVGTLSVAEALDGEHAFDPGLLARANRGILYVDEINLLDDHLVDVLLDAAASGVNRVERDGMSHSHPANFTLVGTMNPEEGDLRPQLCDRFALQTTVTACEELDRRVAIIEQTLDGGTDESRQAENGRTNPETSAARERLLRAREGLDTVELSREQTTEIAALCRDSGVDGHRGDVATARAARTFAALDGRSTVAEADVRRAAELALAHRLQSRPFEDAPDVEDVLDDHFDSDESPSDEQGPNGDDEGEGGTDGRGGTGTDGRGDDGRANGNDDGRGDASDTGEDDAGDTISDDHDENGGDTDPDDPGGSGARPTAGGRSDESDEVETPSTGVEDGRDDGNDGAEEDGSHAPDAEDDTDGGVPLVPGQERAEIGTARAPELDTSEIDTDASDGAGTGSRTGARPAVDSQGPRLRSRRAASGDGIDAAASVRAAANRGAAGVESRDLRQSVRAGPASTLVVFAVDASASMRPAMRAAKGTVLELLTDAYQGRDAVAFVAFAGDEADVLLPPTDSVGLAARHLKELPTGDRTPLPDGLRTAAGVIERADPAASVTVLVTDGRANVAAGSPVAATREAASRLANLGSHVLVVDAGEGGRAGVAELVAEATAGEHVPLASLSADRVDAAVTTARDPDG from the coding sequence ATGGTTGATTATGCTGGGGGCAAAAACTCTTCGCCCGTTGGACGAGCCGGGTCTGGCTCCCGACGGACCGACCGCGGGCTGTCGTTCGGGGAGATCGTCGGTCAGGACGGGTTCAAGCAAGCGCTGCTGGCGGTCGCGGCGAACGACGCACTCGATGGCCTGTTGGTCCGGGGCGAGAAGGGGACCGCGAAATCGACGGCAGTCCGGGCGCTGGCGGATCTCCTCCCGACACAGACCACGATCGCGGACTGTCCGTACGGTTGTCCGCCCGACGATCGCGTCGCCCAGTGCGGCGACTGTCGCGCGCGCGAGGACCCACCGACGGCGGAGCGGCCGGTGCCGCTCGTGACGCTTCCGTTGGGAGCCACCCGCGAGCGCGTCGTCGGCACGCTCTCGGTCGCCGAGGCGCTCGACGGCGAGCACGCGTTCGATCCCGGGCTGCTCGCGCGCGCGAACCGGGGGATCCTCTACGTCGACGAGATCAATCTCCTCGACGACCACCTCGTCGACGTGTTGCTCGACGCGGCCGCGAGCGGCGTCAACCGTGTCGAGCGCGACGGGATGAGTCACAGCCATCCCGCGAATTTCACGCTCGTCGGCACGATGAACCCCGAAGAAGGCGATCTCCGTCCCCAGCTCTGCGATCGGTTCGCGCTCCAGACCACCGTCACCGCGTGTGAGGAGCTCGATCGCCGCGTCGCGATCATCGAACAGACTCTCGACGGAGGCACAGATGAGAGTCGACAGGCCGAGAACGGCCGAACGAACCCGGAAACGAGCGCTGCACGCGAGCGTCTCCTGCGAGCACGCGAGGGTCTCGACACGGTGGAGCTGTCGAGAGAGCAGACCACCGAGATCGCAGCACTGTGTCGTGATTCGGGCGTCGACGGCCACCGCGGAGACGTCGCCACGGCGCGCGCCGCACGGACGTTCGCCGCCCTCGACGGTCGGTCGACGGTCGCCGAGGCCGACGTGCGGCGCGCGGCCGAGCTCGCGCTCGCCCACCGTCTTCAGTCACGGCCGTTCGAGGACGCGCCCGACGTCGAGGACGTTCTCGACGATCACTTCGATTCCGACGAATCTCCATCCGACGAACAGGGCCCAAACGGCGATGACGAAGGCGAGGGTGGAACCGACGGCAGGGGCGGGACGGGAACCGATGGCAGGGGCGACGACGGACGAGCGAACGGCAACGACGACGGACGGGGAGACGCCAGCGACACGGGTGAGGATGACGCCGGGGACACGATCTCCGACGATCACGACGAGAACGGTGGTGACACCGATCCCGACGATCCCGGGGGAAGCGGCGCTCGGCCGACTGCCGGCGGCAGAAGCGACGAATCCGACGAGGTCGAAACGCCGTCAACGGGCGTCGAGGACGGACGTGACGATGGCAACGACGGGGCCGAGGAGGATGGCAGCCACGCTCCGGACGCAGAGGACGACACCGATGGCGGCGTCCCACTCGTTCCTGGACAAGAGCGCGCCGAGATCGGGACTGCTCGCGCTCCCGAGTTGGACACATCCGAAATCGATACCGACGCGAGCGACGGTGCGGGAACCGGCTCCCGGACGGGGGCGCGACCCGCGGTCGACAGCCAGGGGCCGAGGCTCCGATCGCGTCGAGCGGCGTCGGGCGACGGCATCGATGCGGCGGCGTCAGTCCGGGCCGCAGCGAACCGCGGTGCGGCCGGGGTCGAGTCGCGCGATCTGCGGCAGTCGGTTCGTGCGGGACCGGCGTCGACGCTGGTGGTGTTCGCCGTCGACGCGAGCGCGTCGATGCGACCCGCGATGCGGGCGGCGAAAGGCACAGTGCTGGAGCTCCTGACGGATGCCTATCAGGGACGCGACGCGGTCGCGTTCGTCGCGTTCGCCGGAGATGAGGCGGACGTGCTTCTGCCGCCGACCGACAGCGTCGGCCTCGCGGCACGACATCTGAAGGAGCTACCGACCGGCGACCGGACGCCGCTGCCCGACGGCCTCCGGACCGCTGCCGGGGTGATCGAGCGGGCCGATCCCGCCGCGAGCGTGACCGTGCTCGTCACCGACGGCCGGGCGAACGTCGCCGCGGGCAGCCCCGTCGCGGCGACCCGCGAAGCCGCCAGTCGGCTGGCGAATCTCGGATCGCACGTCCTCGTCGTCGACGCCGGTGAGGGAGGCCGGGCGGGCGTCGCGGAACTCGTCGCCGAGGCGACGGCGGGCGAGCACGTTCCGCTTGCTTCGCTGTCGGCCGATCGGGTCGATGCAGCCGTCACCACCGCTCGTGATCCCGACGGGTAG
- a CDS encoding CbtB domain-containing protein: MAATNDTVHRRIERARIELTSARVAAGLAVIAALGFTLLFVQEPTAHDALHNFRHAAGITCH; encoded by the coding sequence ATGGCTGCAACCAACGACACAGTTCACCGTCGTATCGAGCGTGCCAGGATCGAACTCACGTCGGCACGGGTCGCCGCCGGCCTCGCGGTGATCGCGGCCCTCGGGTTCACGCTGCTGTTCGTCCAGGAACCCACGGCTCACGACGCGCTCCACAACTTCCGTCACGCCGCCGGGATCACCTGTCACTGA